A stretch of Rhinoderma darwinii isolate aRhiDar2 chromosome 4, aRhiDar2.hap1, whole genome shotgun sequence DNA encodes these proteins:
- the LOC142759466 gene encoding uncharacterized protein LOC142759466, translated as MKDILDTWQPPNQSSVLLQYVDDLLLCSESLENSETDSKSLLMFLEEVGCKASKHKLQLCAKTVVFLGHCISQGMKHLTPDRLEIIQKHPVPRNPKQLRTFLGLIGYCRAWIRDASAMMQPLYDCLTSDPFVLSPEAIDNFHSLKLSLTTRPALGLPDYNKPFTLFCHEQAGHASGVLAQDHGGKMRPLAYYSLALDPIVLGSPTCIRAVSAAAALVDKATDIVLQHDIIVQVPHAVQEMMNTVKTKHLSVARLTKIELTLLSPNVTIKRCVVLNPATLLPLDSEQKEGGVGGQGHGHPLIFQLSTDDELFNFEHEHDCQSLVDMESNGINSIFDVALINPYAEYFVDGSRYWSEDKGHFLTWYAVVHNGKAVIQQSLPSSSSAQEAELKALAEACKLGKGQRVNIYTDSRYAFGVAHDFGTIWRARGFLTSAGKPIKNAKAVEELLESLHMPDQAAIVKVQAHTNNSDLLSKGNEAADAAAKDAAALPLMIVKPVLQPITETLLRAFQDQAPPQEQAEWEERGAAIGLGQLRHLNSKVCLPRALYPMMCALAHGKTHCSKGAMSQLVLQTWHAPGFQNAAAKYTEGCMTCAQHNPGKTTKTPAKHTPKSYYPFQRLQVDYIQLPKIQTFFQVPTHYNLETGW; from the exons atgaaagatattctggacacctggcagccccccaatcagtcctcagttctactacaatatgtagatgatttgttactttgtagtgagagtctggagaacagtgaaacagattctaaatcactattaatgttcctagaagaagttggctgtaaagcgagcaagcacaagctgcaattatgtgccaaaacagttgttttccttggtcactgtatttcccaaggtatgaaacacttaacccctgacaggctggaaatcatacagaaacacccagtccctagaaaccctaaacaattgaggactttcttgggtttaatagggtactgcagagcctggatcagggatgcctctgctatgatgcaaccattatatgactgtctcacctctgacccatttgtactgtcacctgaggcaattgacaattttcactccctgaagctgtcactgactacaaggccagcactgggacttcctgactacaataagccatttactctgttctgccatgaacaggcaggccatgcctctggagtaTTAGCCCAAGATCATGGAGGCAAGATGCGACCACTTGCCTATTACTCCCTTGCTCTGGATCCCATTGTACTAGGATCCCCGACATGCATACGCGCTgtctcagcagcagcagctttagttGATAAAGCAACAGACATTGTACTTCAACATGACATTATTGTGCAAGTCCCACACGCAGTGCAGGAAATGATGAACACAGTCAAGACAAAACACTTATCAGTTGCAAGACTTACTAAAATTGAACTTACTCTTCTGTCCCCTAATGTGACTATCAAACGTTGTGTTGTTCTGAATCCAGCTACACTCCTGCCCCTAGATTCTGAACAAAAGGAGGGAGGAGTGGGGGGACAGGGACATGGACACCCCCTTATTTTTCAACTATCCACTGATGATGAACTATTTAATTTTGAACATGAACATGACTGTCAAAGCCTAGTGGATATGGAATCAAACGGCATAAacagtatatttgatgttgctctgattaacccttatgctgagtattttgtagatggatctcgatattggagcgaagacaaaggacatttcctcacctggtatgcagtggtccacaatggtaaggccgtcatacaacagtccctaccctccagcagctcagctcaggaggcagaactaaaagcactcgctgaggcgtgtaaattgggtaagggacagcgtgtcaacatatacactgactccagatatgcctttggagttgcacatgactttgggacaatatggagagccagagggttcttgacctcggcaggtaaacctataaagaatgcaaaagcagtagaagaacttttagaatcactgcacatgccagaccaagcagctatagtcaaagtacaggcacacactaataacagtgatctcctatcaaaagggaatgaggctgcggatgcagcggcaaaggacgctgctgctctccctctgatgattgtgaagcctgttttacaacccatcacagagaccctgttgcgtgctttccaggaccaagcaccccctcaagagcaagcagaatgggaggagagaggtgcagcaataggtctaggacagttgaggcatcttaattctaaggtttgcctaccaagagcactgtatccaatgatgtgtgccctagcccatgggaaaacacactgttcaaagggagctatgagccagctagtgttacagacatggcatgctcctggttttcaaaatgcagcagccaaatatacagagggctgcatgacatgtgcacaacacaaccctggtaaaaccaccaaaacaccagctaaacacactcctaagtcctactacccctttcagcgattacaggtggactacatacaactacctaag atccaaactttctttcaggtacccactcactacaacctggagactgggtggtaa